From the Rhodanobacter soli genome, one window contains:
- the dapB gene encoding 4-hydroxy-tetrahydrodipicolinate reductase, with protein MTRPLRLALSGASGRMGHALLSLLGDDARFELVHAVVAPGSIHDGQPVSPAAAGSLRYAHDWTLAPPIDVIVDFSSPAALALALDHCLAHGTALVSGTTGMDATLEARLADAGQRIAILRAANFSLGVAVLARLLREAAAALPDWDLEIVEAHHGRKQDAPSGTALALGQAAAAARDTTLEAAAVYGREGRTGERIEGSIGFAVVRGGDIVGEHTAMLIGQGERVELAHRATDRSIFARGALHAAHWLAGRAPGQWQLDDVIATLR; from the coding sequence CCACGCGCTGCTGAGCCTGCTCGGCGATGACGCCCGCTTCGAACTGGTGCATGCGGTGGTGGCGCCGGGGTCGATCCACGATGGCCAGCCGGTATCTCCCGCTGCGGCGGGTTCCCTGCGGTATGCGCACGACTGGACGCTGGCGCCGCCGATCGACGTCATCGTCGACTTCAGCAGCCCGGCCGCTCTGGCGCTGGCGCTCGATCATTGCCTGGCGCACGGCACGGCCCTGGTCAGCGGCACCACCGGTATGGACGCCACACTGGAGGCGCGACTGGCCGATGCCGGTCAGCGCATCGCGATCCTGCGCGCCGCCAACTTCAGCCTGGGCGTGGCGGTGCTGGCGCGCCTGCTGCGCGAGGCGGCGGCAGCGCTGCCGGACTGGGATCTGGAAATCGTCGAGGCGCATCACGGCCGCAAGCAGGACGCGCCGTCCGGTACCGCGCTGGCGCTTGGCCAGGCGGCGGCGGCGGCACGCGACACCACGCTGGAAGCAGCAGCGGTCTACGGCCGCGAAGGCCGCACCGGCGAACGGATCGAAGGCAGCATCGGCTTTGCCGTGGTACGCGGTGGCGACATCGTGGGCGAGCACACCGCCATGCTGATCGGACAGGGCGAACGGGTGGAACTCGCACATCGCGCCACCGACCGCTCGATCTTTGCGCGTGGCGCCCTGCACGCGGCGCATTGGCTGGCGGGTCGTGCGCCGGGCCAGTGGCAGTTGGACGACGTGATCGCCACGCTGCGCTGA